AATGTAGATAATGTTTTCTCTTTTTATCAAGCATTAAGGGGAGAGATTAAAGCTGGACATATCGATGAAGTGACAGAAAGGGTTCAAGAATTAGAACAACAGTTGGAGGAGCATGCATGTTCCGCAACAGAAGCATTCTATGTGCGAAGTATTTTAGGGAAATATTATCGTAAAGTAAAAAATTATGATAAAGCTGGAACGTATTTTCGTGAGGCTATTCGGTTTTCTAAACATGTGGAGCAGGAGCATGTGGAGGAAGTCATTGATACGTATTTGGATTATGCGCATTTGGAAATAGAATATGGACAAGAATCCAACGGCAGGATAGAGCTTGCGAAGTTATTAGCTATGTTAGATACAAATCATTATCCGGATATGTACACTTATGGGGTTATTTTTAGGGACTTAGCGAAAATATCCTTTAAAGAGGGCGATATAGAAAATAGTGTTAAACAGTATGAGAAAGCTTTGAGCTATTATAAAGAAGCACTTCCTGAAACACACCCCGTGATGATTGCTGCTATATATGAATTATCGGATGTATTGGTTCAGATTGAAAATTACAACGATGCTGTCAATCTGCATCAGCAACTGGGGAATGCTTATAAGAAAGAGAAAGATAAGCTTTCCGAAGCTAGAGAATTATTAAAAATTGGAGAAATACACTTTTATATCGATTTAAAAGAAGCACGAAAAATCATTACGAAAGCAATTAAAGAAATCACAGACTGTCAGAAGCATTTCCATTAGACATATCCAAGGCTGTATTGATGCTCGCCGAAATCGATGAAAATATGGGAAGCTTTCCAAGAGCAATCAATTATTATAAACAGGCACTGGACCAGTTAACGAAAGTCTATGAAAAAGATCATTTTATGATTGTATATATTTATTCTAAAATCGGAACGCTCTCGATCCGAACCTTAAAAAAAGATCAAGCGAAATCCTATTTAGAAAAAGGGTTAACCTTATCGCATCCATTTCCAAAAATCCGAATGCAATTTCTATATGCATTAGGGAAGATATATTCCGATGAAAAAACCTATGACCAAGCACAAAAGGTTTTTACAGCGTTTTTAGAAGGACTGGAGAAGGATGACCGGAAAAATTCCATTGCGTACGGAAATACACTTCAAGCGATGGCCTTTAATCATATTGAACAGGATCAAATAGAACAAGCTTTTGAACGTTACAAGGAAGCACTGGCTATCTACGAAAAAATACCAAATGTTAAAGAGGAAAAGGGACTGACCCTCATCCGGCTGGGATACTGTTACGAAAACAGAGAGAAGCAAGATATCTCAAAAGCGGATCAATGTTATGAAAAAGGTTTTAAACAAATCGAAAAAACCCGTAATCAAGAACTGCTGGAAGAAGCTTTGGCCGGCATGATTGACTTTTACAATCGAAATAATCAGCCGAAGAAAAAGCAGCGCTATGAAGATAAATTTGTGAAGCTCGTAAATAAGAAATCATAACAAGTCTCAAGTTATAAAAAATCATAGAATCAGCTTGGGTTAGTGACATTTTTCACAGCCTGCGCAGACCGAAACATGTAAACTATGCCTATGATAGATAAAAGGAGGGATCCAAAATGTCCGTTATAACAGATAAATTGGGCCGCCCGTTAAAGGATCTTCGTATTTCTGTCATTGATCGTTGTAATTTTCGATGTACCTATTGTATGCCGAAAGAAATTTTTGGAAAAGATTTTGTCTTTATGCCAAAAGATCAATTACTAGACTTTGAAGAAATCGAACGCTTAGCTCGTATTTTTGCAGATTTGGGCGTTCGAAAAATAAGAATAACCGGGGGAGAGCCTCTTTTAAGAAGAGATTTGCCCAATTTAATACAAAAATTAATAGGAATCGATGGGATAGAAGATATCGGTTTAACGACAAATGGTTCTTTACTGGGTCATATGGCAGAGAAATTAAAAAAAGCCGGTCTTCAACGTGTCAACGTGAGTTTAGATGCATTGGACGAGACATTATTCCAATCCATAAATGATAGTAATGTTAAGCCCGAACGCGTATTAAAAGGGATCGCAAAAGCAAAAGAAGCAGGCCTGGAAGTAAAGGTGAATATGGTTGTGAAAAAAGGGATGAATGACAAGGAAATTATTCCGATGGCAACCTATTTTAAAGAACAGGGAATTGCATTAAGATATATTGAATTTATGGATGTGGGTCAATCCAACGGCTGGGATTTCAGCAAGGTTATCACGAAAAAACAAATCTTCCAAGCGTTGAATAACCATTTTGATTTGGAACCTGTGGAACCGGCATATCTTGGTGAAGTTGCCAAACGGTACCGTTATCGCGGGACAAACACAGAGGTCGGATTTATTACCTCTGTATCAGAATCCTTCTGTTCCACATGTACAAGAGCAAGAATAGCGGCAGACGGAAAAATGTATACCTGCTTATTTGCTGAAAACGGATTTGACTTTAGAGACATGCTACGCTCCGGTATGCAGAATGAAGATATAAAAGCGCACATTGTTAACATCTGGAATCAGCGAACCGATCGCTACTCCGATGAACGAACAGAAGAATCAGCCAAAAATAGAAATAAAATGGAAATGTCTTATATGGGCGGTTAAAGGAAAGTGATGAAGATGAATCGATATGCTCGACAAACATTATTTACCCCTATAGGAGAAGATGGCCAACGCAAACTTTCCAAGAAGCGTGTGCTTATTATTGGATGTGGAGCGCTTGGTTCAGCAAATGCTGAAAATTTGACTCGTGCAGGTATCGGCGGGTTAGTACTTGTTGATCGAGACTATGTGGAGGAAAGCAATCTTCAAAGACAACAACTATATACAGAAGAAGACGTAGATAAACAAATGCCAAAAGCTGTTGCAGCAAAAGCAAGATTGCAAGCCATCAACTCTGAGGTGGAGATAGAAGCCCGAGTGCTGGATGCTGACGCAACTTCTTTAAAGCCGTTATTAGATGGAATTGATTTGGTGATTGATGCGACGGATAATTTTGATACCCGTTTTCTGCTGAATGATTTATTACAGCAACATCCATTGCCATGGATATTTGGATCGTGTGTTGGCAGTACGGGAATGAGTTATACGATTTTTCCAAATGAGTCCCCATGTCTGAGATGTTTACTGGATACTATACCTATCAATGGTGCAACCTGTGATTCGGCGGGGATCATTTCGCCAGCTGTACAGATGGTGGTTGCCCATCAAACGACCGAAGCCTTGAAAATCCTGGTAGGGGATAAAGAGGCACTGCGTACATCCCTTCTGACGTTTGATTTATGGAATAACCATTATCATACCATGAAAGTGGAACGGGCGAAGAAAAAGGCTTGTCCATCATGTGGGGAGCATCCTAGCTATCCAGCGCTACATGATTCGTCCAGTACCAAATCAGAAGTGCTCTGCGGCAGAAATACTGTGCAGATTAGAACCTCCCGCCAACCAAATGTCCATGTATTAAAGGAACGGTTAAAAAAAATTGGATCGGTGAAGGCAAATGATTTTTTAGTATCTGTTGAATATAAGACATACCGTCTGGTTTTCTTTCCAGATGGAAGAACGTTGATTCATGGAACCAATTCCATCGAAAAAGCAAAAAGTATATATTATCAGTTAGCAGGATGAAGGTGAATAGCTGTGGTAGAAAAAAGACAACCGATTAAAGTAACAGAAGCCATTGCACGTGTGATGAATGTTGCCAAAACAGGAAGTGTGGAATATGTTCCGATTGAAGCGAGTTATGGTCGCTTCTTGGGAGAACATTTAATCGCTGACCATCATGTTCCGCCATTTGACCGTTCTCCGTATGATGGGTTTGCGATACGCGCGATGGATACGAATCATGCGTCTCGTCATAGCCCGGCAGAATTGGAAGTAGCCGGAGAAATTGGTGCTGGATATGTATTTGAGCGTCCTGTAGCAGCAGGAGAAACTGTACGAATTATGACGGGAGCACAGATTCCTGAGGGCTGTGATGCTGTTGTGATGCTTGAAGAAGTAAAAGAAATAGAAAAAAACGGAAATATCTATATCCAAATAAAACGGAATATCCAGTCAGGAAACAATATTTCGTTTACCGGAGAGGATACGAAAAAAGACAGTCTTCTTACCAAGAAGGGAACCTATATCACACCTGGGATAGTAGCATTGCTGGCAACATTCGGCTATAAAAATGTCCCCGTAGCCAAGAAACCTAAAATTGGCGTGATTGCCACGGGAAGTGAACTATTAGAGATCGATGCTCCTTTGGTGCCGGGGAAAATTCGTAATAGCAATGCTTCTATGATTCAATCGCAAATTATTCGCGCAGGTGGGGAACCGCTTTACTTTGGGCAGTTTAGTGATGATTTGGAACTATGCTATAACCAGGTGAAAAATGCGCTGGATGAGGTGGATATGCTGATTACTACCGGAGGCGTCTCTGTCGGTGATTATGACTATTTACCAGATATTTATGCCAAGCTTGGGTGTAATGTTTTGTTCAATAAAATCAGAATGCGACCTGGCAGTGTAACAACGGTAGCTGAAAAGGACGGCAAGTTATTATACGGTTTATCCGGGAATCCATCCGCCTGTTTTGTAGGTTTTGAATTATATACGCGGCCTGCCATCCGTACCTTTTTGTATAGCGGGACGCCATTTATACAGAAAGCAACGGCTCGACTTGACGCCGATCTTCTGAAGCCCAATCCGTTTGATCGTTTTGTAAGAGGACATATTCGGTATCAACATGGACAGCTCGTTGCCACCCCGGTTGGATTGGATAAATCAAATGTTGTTTCGTCTTTAGCGGAAGCCAATATTCTTATTCAGCTTCCAGGAGGAACAAGCGGGTATGAAGCAGGAAGGAACGTCTCTGTCCTGCTGTTAGAAGACCAGGAAGGAATGACAATGGAGCAATTTATAGATAGCGATTTAGAAATGGCAGAAAGGGTCGAAGGCGGATGAGTTATTCGTTATATGAGGTTGTAGAAAAGCCGATCAACGTTGAGGAAGTCATTCGAAAAGTGGAACGCAGAGAAGCGGGAGCGATTAATACGTTTATTGGAACGGTACGTGAGTGGACCTATGGGAAACGTACGATGTATTTAACCTATCAAGCTTATCAACCGATGGCTGTCAAAATGCTTGAAAAAATTGGTTGGGAAATGGAAGAAAAATGGCCAGACACAAAGGCAGCCATTACCCATCGCATTGGCCGGTTGGATATTTCAGATATCGCTGTTGTCATCTGTGTTTCGTCTCCGCATCGAAAAGCAGCATATGAAGCAAATGAATATGCAATAGAAAGAATCAAACAAATGGTGCCAATCTGGAAGAAAGAACATTGGGAAGATGGCGCGACCTGGATAGGAGATCAATTAGAAAAGGTTCCATATCCTGATGGAAGTCCATATATAAAGGATGTGAAATAATGATTCGCATTTTATTTTTCGCAGATATACAAGAAAAGATTGGTAAAGATACATTGACGTATGCATGTGATTCTATCATGATCAAAGAGTTAAAAGAAAAACTTAAAACAGCATATGGACTATTGGAAATAGATCACGTCATGACAGCGGTAAATGAGGAATATGCAATGGAAGAGGATATGGTGAAAGCTGGAGATACAGTCGCTTTTATTCCGCCAGTCAGTGGTGGCTAAATGGATATTATTCAAATTGTCGGCTATAAAAATAGCGGAAAAACAACGGTCGCAACTACATTCATTGAATATGCAACAAAAAAAGGGATTCGTACAGCGTCTTTAAAACATCATGGCCATGGCGGTATTCCAGAGGGAATCAAGGATACAGATAGTGAAAAACATAGGCTGGCAGGGGCTATTATTTCTGGTGTCGAGGGAGGCAGTGTATTCCAGCTATCCAAAGAAAACTGGACAGTGGATGAAATGATTCCCATTTACAACATGATGCACATCGATTTGCTCATTATGGAAGGTTTTAAATCCTATCCCTTTCCAAAAGTGCTGCTCATA
The nucleotide sequence above comes from Oceanobacillus timonensis. Encoded proteins:
- the moaD gene encoding molybdopterin converting factor subunit 1 yields the protein MIRILFFADIQEKIGKDTLTYACDSIMIKELKEKLKTAYGLLEIDHVMTAVNEEYAMEEDMVKAGDTVAFIPPVSGG
- the mobB gene encoding molybdopterin-guanine dinucleotide biosynthesis protein B gives rise to the protein MDIIQIVGYKNSGKTTVATTFIEYATKKGIRTASLKHHGHGGIPEGIKDTDSEKHRLAGAIISGVEGGSVFQLSKENWTVDEMIPIYNMMHIDLLIMEGFKSYPFPKVLLISRKEELDLLDQVENVQAIITRVALEKNSYPFPVFHSFEINRICKWLEGQLKK
- a CDS encoding tetratricopeptide repeat protein, which codes for MVVNVDNVFSFYQALRGEIKAGHIDEVTERVQELEQQLEEHACSATEAFYVRSILGKYYRKVKNYDKAGTYFREAIRFSKHVEQEHVEEVIDTYLDYAHLEIEYGQESNGRIELAKLLAMLDTNHYPDMYTYGVIFRDLAKISFKEGDIENSVKQYEKALSYYKEALPETHPVMIAAIYELSDVLVQIENYNDAVNLHQQLGNAYKKEKDKLSEARELLKIGEIHFYIDLKEARKIITKAIKEITDCQKHFH
- a CDS encoding tetratricopeptide repeat protein, translated to MLAEIDENMGSFPRAINYYKQALDQLTKVYEKDHFMIVYIYSKIGTLSIRTLKKDQAKSYLEKGLTLSHPFPKIRMQFLYALGKIYSDEKTYDQAQKVFTAFLEGLEKDDRKNSIAYGNTLQAMAFNHIEQDQIEQAFERYKEALAIYEKIPNVKEEKGLTLIRLGYCYENREKQDISKADQCYEKGFKQIEKTRNQELLEEALAGMIDFYNRNNQPKKKQRYEDKFVKLVNKKS
- a CDS encoding molybdenum cofactor biosynthesis protein MoaE, whose protein sequence is MSYSLYEVVEKPINVEEVIRKVERREAGAINTFIGTVREWTYGKRTMYLTYQAYQPMAVKMLEKIGWEMEEKWPDTKAAITHRIGRLDISDIAVVICVSSPHRKAAYEANEYAIERIKQMVPIWKKEHWEDGATWIGDQLEKVPYPDGSPYIKDVK
- the glp gene encoding gephyrin-like molybdotransferase Glp, yielding MVEKRQPIKVTEAIARVMNVAKTGSVEYVPIEASYGRFLGEHLIADHHVPPFDRSPYDGFAIRAMDTNHASRHSPAELEVAGEIGAGYVFERPVAAGETVRIMTGAQIPEGCDAVVMLEEVKEIEKNGNIYIQIKRNIQSGNNISFTGEDTKKDSLLTKKGTYITPGIVALLATFGYKNVPVAKKPKIGVIATGSELLEIDAPLVPGKIRNSNASMIQSQIIRAGGEPLYFGQFSDDLELCYNQVKNALDEVDMLITTGGVSVGDYDYLPDIYAKLGCNVLFNKIRMRPGSVTTVAEKDGKLLYGLSGNPSACFVGFELYTRPAIRTFLYSGTPFIQKATARLDADLLKPNPFDRFVRGHIRYQHGQLVATPVGLDKSNVVSSLAEANILIQLPGGTSGYEAGRNVSVLLLEDQEGMTMEQFIDSDLEMAERVEGG
- a CDS encoding MoeB/ThiF family adenylyltransferase → MNRYARQTLFTPIGEDGQRKLSKKRVLIIGCGALGSANAENLTRAGIGGLVLVDRDYVEESNLQRQQLYTEEDVDKQMPKAVAAKARLQAINSEVEIEARVLDADATSLKPLLDGIDLVIDATDNFDTRFLLNDLLQQHPLPWIFGSCVGSTGMSYTIFPNESPCLRCLLDTIPINGATCDSAGIISPAVQMVVAHQTTEALKILVGDKEALRTSLLTFDLWNNHYHTMKVERAKKKACPSCGEHPSYPALHDSSSTKSEVLCGRNTVQIRTSRQPNVHVLKERLKKIGSVKANDFLVSVEYKTYRLVFFPDGRTLIHGTNSIEKAKSIYYQLAG
- the moaA gene encoding GTP 3',8-cyclase MoaA, whose translation is MSVITDKLGRPLKDLRISVIDRCNFRCTYCMPKEIFGKDFVFMPKDQLLDFEEIERLARIFADLGVRKIRITGGEPLLRRDLPNLIQKLIGIDGIEDIGLTTNGSLLGHMAEKLKKAGLQRVNVSLDALDETLFQSINDSNVKPERVLKGIAKAKEAGLEVKVNMVVKKGMNDKEIIPMATYFKEQGIALRYIEFMDVGQSNGWDFSKVITKKQIFQALNNHFDLEPVEPAYLGEVAKRYRYRGTNTEVGFITSVSESFCSTCTRARIAADGKMYTCLFAENGFDFRDMLRSGMQNEDIKAHIVNIWNQRTDRYSDERTEESAKNRNKMEMSYMGG